A part of Pyramidobacter porci genomic DNA contains:
- a CDS encoding LysR family transcriptional regulator, with amino-acid sequence MDSFDIELFRAIISSRSITQASQALMLSQSAISQRLLRLERELGIKLIERQKGIRRVEITEQGTRFLELAEKWENSYQEILRLKDTEPEQSLVIASPDSLINFVLGPFLKRLPGLGYFPRLRTQQSLEIYDLVDNKEADVGFVFRDARYANIVTRSVLREPISMICRPGSPWNERAVHPQQLRKQDEIYLAWSPAIQQWHDYWWNPSTHPVVHVDTPAALLNYLAPRTWAMCPESVVAAYRDNREIEIHAFAEKPPDRECFLILHKSPGSGRTKMIARFERHLDTFLRTLPYHV; translated from the coding sequence ATGGACTCTTTCGATATCGAGCTTTTCCGCGCCATCATCAGCAGCCGCAGCATCACTCAGGCGTCGCAGGCGCTGATGCTCTCCCAGTCCGCCATCAGCCAGAGACTCTTGCGCCTCGAACGGGAGCTGGGCATCAAACTGATCGAACGGCAGAAGGGAATCCGCCGCGTCGAAATCACGGAACAGGGCACGCGCTTTCTCGAACTGGCGGAAAAATGGGAAAACAGCTATCAGGAAATCCTCCGCTTAAAGGACACGGAACCGGAGCAGTCGCTGGTCATCGCCAGTCCGGACAGTTTGATCAATTTCGTGCTGGGACCTTTCTTGAAGCGGCTTCCGGGCCTCGGCTATTTTCCGCGCCTGCGCACTCAGCAGTCGCTGGAGATATACGACCTCGTCGACAACAAGGAAGCCGACGTCGGCTTCGTATTTCGCGACGCCCGTTACGCCAATATCGTCACCCGCTCCGTCCTGCGCGAACCCATCTCCATGATCTGCCGTCCCGGCAGCCCCTGGAACGAACGCGCCGTTCATCCGCAGCAGCTTCGCAAGCAGGACGAGATTTATCTCGCCTGGAGCCCCGCCATCCAGCAGTGGCACGATTACTGGTGGAACCCGTCGACCCATCCCGTCGTCCACGTCGACACGCCGGCGGCGCTGCTGAATTATCTGGCTCCGAGGACATGGGCCATGTGCCCGGAATCCGTCGTCGCGGCCTATCGAGACAATCGGGAAATCGAGATCCACGCCTTTGCCGAAAAGCCCCCGGACCGCGAATGCTTCCTCATCCTCCACAAATCGCCCGGCAGCGGGCGGACGAAGATGATCGCACGCTTCGAACGGCATCTCGACACGTTCCTCCGCACGCTTCCGTATCACGTATGA